From the Purpureocillium takamizusanense chromosome 6, complete sequence genome, one window contains:
- the ORM1 gene encoding sphingolipid homeostasis protein orm1 (COG:S~EggNog:ENOG503NW7W~BUSCO:EOG09264F60~TransMembrane:2 (i127-143o149-167i)) gives MADRDSGARRRRSSSILQVYHEPPETLEQISDQAALPNLNANWTNAKGAWTIHIVLIACLKIFYDVIPGVSQETSWTLTNMTYMFGSYLMFHYVRGVPFEFNSGAFDNLNMWEQIDNGAQYTPTKKFLLSVPIVLFLLSTHYTHYDLAYFIINFLAVLGVIIPKLPFSHRMRFGLFSGLPEE, from the exons atggccgaccgCGACAGTGGCGCCCGCCGGAGGAGATCGAGCAGCATCCTTCAGGTGTATCACGAGCCTCCCGAGACGCTCGAGCAGATCAGTGATCAGGCGGCTCTGCCCAATCTCAACGCGAACTGGACCAACGCAAAAG GAGCTTGGACCATCCACATTGTCCTGATAGCCTGCCTCAAGATCTTTTATGATGTGATCCCTGGCGTGTCCCAGGAGACTTCGTGGACGCTAACCAACATGACCTACATGTTTGGCTCGTACCTCATGTTCCATTACGTCCGCGGTGTGCCCTTCGAGTTCAACAGCGGCGCATTCGACAACCTAAACATGTGGGAGCAGATCGACAATGGCGCCCAATATACACCCACCAAGAAGTTCCTGCTCAGTGTGCCCATTGTGCTGTTCCTTCTGAGCACGCATTATACCCACTACGACCTGGCCTATTTCATCATCAACTTCCTTGCGGTTTTGGGTGTCATCATACCTAAGCTGCCTTTT AGCCATCGTATGCGATTCGGCCTCTTCTCAGGCCTCCCCGAGGAGTGA
- a CDS encoding uncharacterized protein (COG:O~EggNog:ENOG503P3Y3) translates to MAAQDEVPGDIIIIDSSDEEEFVKGRKRARAGDDPQSPTRSESSSSSSAPSSKRQRVSSPVRGDDSSGSEEGEIDETRSARKSLAGDSSGAPLTAQDQPQQHQYQYQQPPAALGMPQAALNAFTVSAATDRQPAVRAPEAAVQSQEGTVQAAQSGTDAGQVAAVPEDVSEATASELPSGVFMPDDAHFWILNSLSFKLPALPKTRAGSWPSRLKDWAHVFVEHNIEQSASLTPQLIVVAYAYYLDNHSGLKLAKRKNAKQAAKQAEESGALAKQLEMARTRRRKRAADQEAPAEADAAKQSTSATSEAAGSKAEAQMPQPPQQANGVVASPAVAPLSAPPLPVGADELALQRRYFPSADDPSNVCLTCACEGHTSATCPNARCKFCLDTGHWDGACPTRERCAQCLQVGHGEEDCAAKIKATEDEGLACAYCSATDHLENHCLIIWRTFRGGPEVAKRVASVPVSCAICGKGDHYLSDCRSRQYPVNPSYSMAMREKYTNAETSSMSIEGVAAASRRANGTETQGPDLRMRGHGGRNKIIHYSESDDSDTEFLGNRLVKKPTGVGQMRMSSNIRMPGGGPNGGSNGGGRNQRGQPGHPGAPSGPQSFNSQSRQPGSSLPSRPPAPSRGGAPARGVSQRGGYHNMPPPPGLSGSRSQGESRGGRGGRGGRGGGGGGGGGGGGGKGRGRGRGRAK, encoded by the coding sequence ATGGCCGCACAGGATGAGGTGCCGGGCgatatcatcatcatcgactcgagcgacgaggaagaatTCGTCAAGGGCCGCAAgcgggcacgggcaggcGATGATCCCCAGAGCCCTACCCGGAGCgagtcgtcatcgtcgagtAGTGCTCCTTCGTCCAAGAGGCAGCGCGTGAGCAGCCCCGTGCGCGGAGACGACAGTTCAGGGTCTGAAGAGGGAGAGATTGACGAGACTCGAAGCGCGCGGAAGAGTCTTGCTGGAGACAGCTCAGGGGCGCCTTTGACGGCACAAgaccagccgcagcagcatcagtATCAGTatcagcagccgcccgcggcatTGGGCATGCCCCAGGCAGCGCTGAACGCGTTCACTGTGAGCGCCGCAACGGACCGCCAACCGGCAGTTCGAGCCCCTGAAGCCGCTGTTCAGAGCCAGGAGGGCACGGTACAGGCTGCACAGAGCGGTACAGACGCTGGTCAGGTCGCTGCAGTGCCCGAAGACGTATCCGAAGCAACGGCATCGGAGCTGCCTTCCGGGGTCTTTATGCCCGATGATGCGCACTTCTGGATTCTCAATTCTCTCTCCTTCAAACTCCCCGCCCTGCCCAAGACGCGTGCAGGCTCGTGGCCCTCGCGCCTCAAAGACTGGGCCCACGTCTTTGTCGAGCACAACATCGAGCAGTCGGCCTCGCTCACGCCGCaactcatcgtcgtcgcgtaCGCGTACTACCTGGACAATCACAGCGGCctcaagctggccaagcgAAAGAACGCGAAGCAGGCCGCGAAGCAGGCAGAGGAATCGGGCGCGCTCGCAAAGCAGCTCGAGATGGCACGCACCAGACGTCGGAAACGAGCCGCCGACCAGGAAGcccccgccgaggccgatgcgGCCAAGCAGTCCACGTCTGCAACCTCCGAGGCTGCCGGGAGCAAGGCAGAGGCACAAATGCCTCAGCCGCCGCAACAGGCAAACGGAGTTGTCGCGAGTCCGGCTGTGGCGCCTCTGTccgcgccgcctttgcccgtgggcgccgacgagctcgcacTGCAACGCAGGTACTTTCCGTCTGCTGACGACCCGAGCAACGTGTGCTTGACCTGTGCCTGCGAGGGTCACACATCGGCTACCTGTCCCAACGCACGCTGCAAGTTTTGTCTGGATACGGGTCACTGGGATGGGGCGTGTCCCACAAGAGAACGCTGTGCGCAGTGTCTCCAGGTCGGGCACGGGGAAGAGGACTGCGCtgccaagatcaaggccacCGAAGACGAAGGTCTCGCGTGTGCGTACTGCTCTGCGACCGACCACCTCGAGAATCACTGCTTGATTATCTGGCGAACGTTCCGTGGGGGCCCCGAGGTCGCAAAAAGGGTTGCCAGCGTACCCGTCTCATGTGCTATTTGCGGCAAGGGAGATCACTATCTCTCCGATTGCCGTTCGCGTCAATACCCGGTGAACCCGTCTTActcgatggcgatgcgcgAAAAGTACACGAACGCGGAGACTAGCTCCATGTCCATtgagggcgtggcggcggcgagccgacgCGCCAACGGGACGGAAACACAGGGCCCAGACCTCAGAAtgcgcgggcacggcggccggaACAAAATCATCCACTACTCAgagagcgacgacagcgataCGGAATTTCTTGGTAATAGGTTGGTCAAGAAACCTACCGGAGTCGGCCAGATGCGCATGTCGAGCAACATCAGGATGCCCGGTGGCGGGCCTAACGGCGGCTCTAACGGCGGTGGCAGAAACCAACGAGGCCAACCTGGGCACCCAGGAGCGCCTTCGGGACCGCAATCTTTCAACTCGCAGTCGCGGCAGCCAGGTTCATCGCTGCCCTCCAGGCCCCCTGCGCCAAGCCGAGGTGGCGCCCCGGCTCGTGGCGTTTCGCAGAGAGGGGGTTACCACAAcatgccgcctccgcctggTCTGTCCGGCTCGCGATCACAGGGTGAGAGCCGAGGTGGTCGCGGAGGAcggggcggccgtggtggtggtggtggtggtggtggtggcggcggcggcggcaagggtcgtggcagagggcgaggccgcgccAAGTGA
- a CDS encoding uncharacterized protein (EggNog:ENOG503NYV5), which yields MASTEQLFLALLRSEAIQSAIARALSTPDLCALRASSSACCNLVTRRLFARLHVTFSASSFTRPCRLEALSRVGRHVEHLTFYMPHSDATFLPPLVHPATGREMCFLYSPHTSMGSALARPKYANTELAEILTQQYPPLFHAATNVPSFINALAMLPNLRHLTIRCPGQDPAERYRRDVVDYALISLRIAVERCPLHKLAKLSLSSVHPAAFNYLRHVSGIGCVPSAARRWRQIRKLHLSVEAWDFYGPSPGLDHLKIIDDYVRFFAPWLEKFAFSWVGAAGPCPIALSGDPLFAPPRASKKLFHEVTSPMSPLPTRPSRAPIHFPVLRYLQVRNARVNAPQLSGLINAHTATVREFDFENVVLDRKDSWDDALAPVMGDDSWARTSSSQPPRPPPLGGGGLSAETSVISDDGDDELLPSPSAAVAAASRELLDIELGCFVGFPGQEEERVAAEPLVLSEQLSVAQDDDTMSFTTTIKKKRSRRRRRKHHHSHKEADGPAAPERRPSTSSSASSSSPSSSPSSTPSRRRRPSLPKLKSSLESIQQSLRRPFTPSPPPSPKESTISAPILAADPRPVLLQPRVYDPSSPAAAAALVDDGISSVQRDMEKEEAHRLLAEDASARASALQRAKEAVLAKLSREFCASASKQQRSHHHRRAGGGGGPADAVAACRLLAGRELGWCGSEVLEDRSACESRSALVPLMFSRT from the coding sequence atggcctcgacaGAGcagctcttcctcgccctcctgAGGAGCGAGGCCATCCAGTCGGCgatcgcccgcgccctctcCACGCCGGACCTCTgcgccctgcgcgcctcctcgtcggcctgctgcaACCTCGTCACCCGGCGTCTCTTCGCCCGGCTCCACGTCACCTtttcggcctcgtccttcaCCCGGCCgtgccgcctcgaggccctctcccgcgtcggccgccacgtcgaGCACCTCACCTTCTACATGCCGCACTCGGACGCCACCTTCCTGCCGCCCCTGGTGCACCCGGCCACGGGCCGCGAGATGTGCTTCCTCTACTCGCCGCACACGAGCATGGGctcggccctcgcccgccccaagTACGCCAACacggagctggccgagatCCTCACCCAGCAGTACCCGCCGCTCTTCCACGCCGCCACAAACGTCCCCAGCTTCAtcaacgccctcgccatgcTGCCCAACCTGCGCCACCTCACCATCCGCTGCCCCGGCCAAGACCCCGCCGAGCGCTACcgccgcgacgtcgtcgactaCGCCCTCATCAGcctgcgcatcgccgtcgagcgctgCCCCCTCCACAAGCTCGCCAagctctccctctcctccgtccaccccgccgccttcaACTACCTGCGTCACGTCTCCGGCATAGGCTGCGTcccctcggccgcccgccgctggcgccagATCAGGAAGCTGCACCTGTCGGTCGAGGCGTGGGACTTTTACGGCCCCTCCCCGGGCCTGGACCACCTCAAGATCATCGACGACTACGTCCGCTTCTTCGCCCCCTGGCTGGAAAAGTTTGCCTTCTCCtgggtcggcgccgccgggccctgCCCCATCGCTCTGTCCGGCGACCCCCTCTTCGCGCCACCGCGCGCCTCCAAGAAGCTCTTCCACGAGGTCACGTCGCccatgtcgccgctgcccacgcggccctcgcgcgccccCATCCACTTCCCCGTCCTCCGCTATCTGCAGGTTCGCAACGCTCGCGTCAACGCTCCGCAGCTCAGCGGCCTCATCAACGCCCACACCGCCACAGTCCGCGAGTTTGACTTTGAGAACGTGGTCCTCGACCGCAAGGACAGCTgggacgacgccctcgcccccgtcatgggcgacgactcgTGGGCCAGGACCAGCAGCTCTCAACCGCCccggcccccgccgctgggtggcggcggtctcTCTGCCGAGACCAGCGTCATAtccgacgatggcgatgacgagctccTCCCCAGCCcgagcgcggcggtggcggccgcgagcaggGAGCTGTTGGATATCGAGCTCGGTTGCTTCGTTGGGTTCCCGggacaggaggaggagcgggtgGCCGCGGAGCCTCTAGTCCTCTCCGAGCAGCTGTCAGTGgcgcaagacgacgacacaATGagcttcaccaccaccatcaagaagaagcggTCCCGACGCCGTCGGAGAAAGCACCATCACTCGCACAAGGAGGCCGATGGACCAGCAGCCCCTGAGCGGCGGCCTTCCACATCCTCATccgcatcctcatcctcaccgtcatcctcgccgtcatcaacgccgtcccgccgccggaggccctccctccccaagCTCAAGTCCTCATTGGAGTCGATCCAGCAaagcctccgccgccccttcACCCCGTCCCCTCCGCCGTCCCCCAAGGAATCGACCATCTCGGcgcccatcctcgccgccgacccgcgGCCCGTGCTCCTCCAGCCGCGCGTCTACGAccccagctcgcccgccgccgccgccgctctcgtcgatgacggcatCTCGAGCGTGCAGCGCGAcatggagaaggaggaggcgcaccggctgctcgccgaggacgcctcCGCGCGGGCCAGCGCCCTCCAGcgcgccaaggaggccgtcCTGGCCAAGCTCAGCCGCGAGTTCTGCGCGTCCGCCTCCAAGCAGCAAAggagccaccaccaccggcgggccggcggcggcggggggccggcagacgccgtcgcggcttGCCGGCTCCTCGCGGGCAGGGAGCTCGGCTGGTGCGGCagcgaggtgctcgaggacCGGAGCGCGTGCGAGAGCCGGAGCGCGCTGGTGCCGCTCATGTTTAGCAGGACTTGA
- a CDS encoding uncharacterized protein (EggNog:ENOG503NZN9~COG:Q), whose translation MVDLRMALALPFRPREKIIDFDASDSSSCFTIGSIMYQSQVSLVMDTICPWTYIAKTRLDQALAQVRADPATSAAGVTFTLRFQPFLLDASFADTEPDRAAWLLREEHMGNADIQRAHQAHMRALAERLGLPPLRFDGPTGNTLHAHRLIQLVQGSSSSSSDSDDDDDTSGNGNGVSGGVSGRGGGYGGPDAAARLVDGLFRRYFAEGAHPASEETLRDALVRDAGLPEGEAARLVRDDRDEGLAELRRRAREVACDVDGVPTVVLEGRRRDLTLTGAKEVAEYVKALQTIIKESK comes from the exons ATGGTGGACCTACGTatggccctcgccctgccctTTCGACCGCGTGAGAAAATCATCGACTTTGACgcgagcgacagcagcagctgctttACAATCGGCAGCATCATGTACCAGTCGCAGGTCTCGCTCGTCATGGACACCATCTGTCCATG GACGTATATAGCCAAGACGAG acTCGACCAAGCCCTGGCGCAGGTCCGCGCCGACccggccacgtcggccgccggcgtgaCGTTTACGCTGCGCTTCCAGCCCTTCCTGCTGGACGCGTCGTTTGCGGACACGGAGCCGGAccgggcggcgtggctgctgcgcgaggagcacATGGGCAACGCGGACATACAGCGCGCGCACCAGGCGCACATGCGGGCGCTCGCCGAGCGgctcggcctgccgccgctgcgcttcGACGGCCCGACGGGGAACACGCTGCATGCGCACCGCCTGATTCAGCTCgtgcagggcagcagcagcagctcctccgactctgacgatgacgacgacaccagTGGTAACGGTAATGGTGTAAGTGGTGGTGTAAGTGGTAGGGGAGGAGGGTACGGAggccccgacgccgcggcgaggctcgtcgacgggctgtTCAGGCGGTACTttgccgagggcgcgcaCCCGGCGAGCGAGGAGACGCTGCGGGACGCGCTGGTGCGCGACGCGGGCCTGccggagggggaggcggcgcggctggtgCGCGACGACCGGGACGAggggctcgccgagctgaggcggcgggcgagggaggtgGCGTGCGACGTGGACGGGGTGCCGACGGTGGTGCTGGAGGGGCGGCGAAGGGACCTGACTCTCACGGGGGCCAAGGAGGTGGCCGAGTACGTCAAGGCGCTGCAGACGATTATCAAGGAGAGCAAGTga
- the NOP13 gene encoding Nucleolar protein 13 (BUSCO:EOG092645U1~COG:A~EggNog:ENOG503P0BK) → MAAKEGTPPADAASPDNKTSAKRKSAVDEIEVDLAAPEPPSKRARRALKKGKALPAKPSSDDEKDGGDGDDKKDKKDKVRSEHAVWIGNLPFSATPELLRKWLVDNSGGVITSESITRIKLPTTKEPGRDKSQKPANKGFAYVDFAELGPKVAAVALSENDMGGRKLLIKDATSFEGRPAKEKEAADGADETGGNAQTKEQSRSEANASRKVFVGNMSFGTTEDDLRKNFEKCGEIEWLKLATFEDSGKCKGFGWVKFKEPEAAAWAVKGFVKIKEEIETEDDFKEDGEEDDDGDGEKQKQFKTRKWWVNRLLGRQLKLELAEDDQTRYKKRFTKGGGGGGGARGPRDRPERREQQGERRRGDGGEPAEQTAQELQEARLMGKVVPHTGTKMTFD, encoded by the coding sequence ATGGCCGCCAAAGAAGGCACCCCGCCggcagacgccgccagcccggACAACAAGACGTCCGCAAAGCGCAAgtcggccgtcgacgagatcgaggtcgacctcgcggcgccggagccgccctcaaagcgagcgcgccgagcgctgaagaagggcaaggcccTACCCGCGAAgccgagcagcgacgacgaaaaggacggcggcgatggcgacgacaagaaggatAAGAAGGACAAGGTCCGGTCAGAGCACGCCGTCTGGATCGGCAACCTGCCCTTCTCGGCGACCCCAGAGCTCCTCCGCAAGTGGCTCGTCGACAactcgggcggcgtcatcaccAGCGAGTCCATCACAAGGATAAAGCTGCCCACCACCAAGGAGCCCGGGCGCGACAAGAGCCAGAAGCCGGCCAACAAGGGCTTCGCCTACGTCGACTTTGCGGAGCTCGGCCCCAAGGTCGCCGCTGTGGCGCTCTCCGAGAACGACATGGGCGGGCGTAAGCTGCTCATCAAGGACGCTACGTCTTTTGAGGGCCGTCCGGCCAAGGAAAAGGAAGCGGCGGACGGAGCCGACGAGACCGGAGGCAACGCACAGACGAAGGAGCAGTCCCGGAGCGAGGCCAACGCGAGCCGCAAGGTCTTTGTGGGGAACATGAGCTTCGGCACCACCGAGGACGACTTACGCAAGAACTTTGAAAAATGCGGCGAGATCGAATGGCTCAAGCTCGCGACGTTTGAGGACTCGGGCAAGTGCAAGGGCTTCGGGTGGGTCAAGTTCAAGGAGCCAGAGGCGGCTGCCTGGGCGGTCAAGGGCTTCgtcaagatcaaggaggagattgagaccgaggacgacttcaaggaggatggcgaagaggacgacgacggagacggggagaagcagaagcagttCAAAACGCGCAAGTGGTGGGTCAACCGGCTGCTGGGACGGCAACTcaagctggagctggccgaggacgaccagACGAGGTACAAGAAGCGCTTcaccaagggcggcggcggcggcggcggcgcaagggGTCCTCGAGACAGGCCCGAGAGGAGGGAACAGCAGGGCGAGCGACGCAGAGGCGATGGGGGCGAGCCGGCCGAGCagacggcgcaggagctgcaggaggcGCGGTTGATGGGCAAGGTGGTGCCGCACACGGGCACCAAGATGACATTTGACTAG